The following are encoded together in the Oligoflexus sp. genome:
- a CDS encoding tetratricopeptide repeat protein, whose product MNATIPMRWLFLTLALLPFTAQFLAAAEKPQSQKAEYTLQIPIKDAAIVRDGIIGEAVGKPNRGKIGLNEVTVTAPGYGVRRLRFWLKAGEKAVIEANLARIHDPIDPEWKSLDRIIPSAKLSKVPSVCSWYQEKTNDTAICRRKTWLEDVAFSEPTPYAVDDMRALATSKKLTGYRELVNRSTESTPELEAQVEEMFRLFPSNASVFQLNAAIALQRGDCPRVHTIFVDAQQVLPNPYPLLLYKALCFEIQGQTEAATMLIQETIKNNKAPAPYLTYHLGRMQLKKSPDTAITLANSCLKSFRFDLSCQELGLMAGRLTQKVFKVQRFNLEEGTFKIFRNLEEGLPKGLAEALFFSVIPLINSYPHSLEFYLFLAWIDSVQKVGGGLDYYARKMQVGGILASGGLDMAIETLEKQNLSYLLPAVYRARLRSDPQDPNIWLRLIRAYSKAGQCPEVIQTIKEGEGILPRYNTQLLQMQASCYVEMNRLDDALDAYLKVLTAQPKVWSTYYNLGSTYDRLKKRKEALENYKTALQYNPPAETRDNINARILELQQPAKKP is encoded by the coding sequence ATGAATGCGACTATCCCAATGCGCTGGCTCTTTCTTACCCTGGCCCTTCTGCCCTTCACCGCGCAATTTCTTGCGGCTGCGGAAAAACCACAGAGTCAGAAAGCTGAATATACCCTGCAAATTCCCATCAAAGATGCGGCTATCGTCCGTGATGGAATCATCGGTGAAGCCGTGGGAAAACCAAACCGCGGAAAAATCGGTCTGAATGAAGTCACCGTCACGGCTCCGGGCTACGGCGTCCGGCGCCTTCGTTTCTGGCTCAAAGCTGGTGAAAAAGCCGTCATTGAAGCGAATCTCGCCAGGATTCATGACCCCATCGATCCCGAATGGAAGTCTCTCGATCGAATCATTCCTTCGGCCAAACTCAGCAAGGTGCCGAGCGTCTGTTCCTGGTACCAGGAGAAGACCAATGATACAGCCATCTGTCGCCGCAAGACCTGGCTGGAAGACGTCGCCTTCTCGGAACCGACACCTTACGCTGTTGATGACATGCGAGCCCTGGCCACCAGCAAAAAGCTGACAGGCTATCGCGAGCTGGTCAATCGCAGCACCGAAAGCACGCCTGAGTTGGAAGCTCAGGTGGAAGAGATGTTCCGCCTTTTCCCCAGCAACGCTTCAGTCTTTCAACTGAATGCGGCCATCGCCCTGCAGCGTGGAGACTGCCCACGCGTGCATACCATCTTCGTCGATGCGCAGCAGGTCCTTCCCAATCCTTACCCGCTTTTGCTTTATAAGGCGCTTTGCTTTGAAATCCAGGGACAAACCGAAGCGGCCACCATGCTGATCCAGGAAACCATCAAGAACAACAAGGCACCGGCTCCTTACCTCACCTATCACCTGGGCCGCATGCAGCTGAAGAAATCACCTGATACCGCGATAACTCTGGCCAACAGCTGCCTGAAGAGTTTTCGCTTCGACCTGTCCTGCCAGGAACTTGGTCTGATGGCTGGCCGCCTGACGCAAAAAGTTTTCAAGGTGCAGCGTTTCAATCTTGAGGAAGGCACATTCAAAATCTTTCGCAATCTCGAAGAGGGTTTGCCGAAGGGACTCGCCGAGGCGCTTTTTTTCAGCGTCATTCCCCTGATCAACAGCTACCCGCACAGTCTTGAATTCTATCTCTTCCTCGCCTGGATCGATTCGGTGCAGAAGGTCGGCGGTGGTCTTGATTATTATGCCCGCAAAATGCAGGTCGGCGGCATCCTGGCTTCCGGCGGTCTTGATATGGCGATTGAAACTCTGGAAAAGCAGAACCTTTCCTACCTTCTGCCGGCTGTCTATCGCGCACGCCTTCGCAGCGATCCCCAGGATCCTAATATCTGGCTGCGGTTGATTCGCGCCTATTCAAAAGCCGGCCAGTGTCCCGAGGTGATTCAAACCATCAAGGAAGGCGAGGGCATCCTGCCTCGCTACAATACGCAGCTGCTGCAGATGCAGGCGAGCTGCTATGTGGAGATGAATCGACTCGACGATGCGCTCGATGCCTATCTGAAAGTCCTGACGGCGCAGCCGAAGGTCTGGTCCACCTATTACAATCTGGGTTCGACCTATGACAGGCTCAAGAAGCGCAAAGAGGCTTTGGAGAATTATAAGACCGCGCTGCAGTATAATCCGCCTGCGGAGACTCGGGATAATATCAATGCCCGGATTCTGGAATTGCAGCAGCCTGCGAAGAAGCCTTAA